The DNA segment AAGGGTTTCCTGGGCGAGCCGCCGGCCGGATACATCACGGTTTACGAGTTCGAGGGCGATGACGCCGTCGCGGCGCAGAAGATTCTCGATGCCTATCAGGCCGATCCCAAGGGCTGGGACAAGCGCCAGCCCAACAACCAGTCCATGAAGATCATCGGCGCGGGCTGGTACGAGGAAGAAGTAGTCTTCGGCTGATCGGCGAACACGGGAGGGGATGCACATGAATGTGACGGAAATCGCTTCGGGGCTGCGTTTCCCCGAAGGCCCGATCGCCATGCCCGACGGCTCGGTGATCCTGGTGGAAATCGAACGGGGCACCCTTTCCCGGGTTCAGCCCAATGGCGACATCGAGGTGATCGCGAAGGTCGGCGGCGGGCCGAACGGCGCCGCCATGGGGCCCGATGGCTGGATTTATATCTGCAACAATGGCGGATTCGCCTGGCATAATCTGCCCAATGGCGGGCTCATGCCCGGCAATCAGTCCGATGACTACACGGGTGGCCGGATCGAGCGCGTCAACCCGGAAACGGGCGAGCATGAGGTGGTCTTCACCGAATGCGACGGCGTGCCGCTGAAAGGTCCGAACGATCTGGTGTTCGACCGCAGCGGCGGCTTCTACTTCACCGATCTGGGCAAACGCCGCCAGTGGGACATGGATCTCAGCTCGGTCTACTATGCCCGACCGGACGGCAAGACCATCACCCGGCTCGTCCACGGCGTCATCACTGCCAATGGTTGCGCCCTGTCGCCGGACGAAACCGTTCTGTATTTTGCCGAGACCACGACCGGCCGCCTCTGGGCCGTCGATCTGGACTCGCCGGGCAAGGCCAGGAAGCAGCCGGGCGGCCAGCCGCACCGGCTGGTGCGCGGTCTTGATGGACATCAGCTGCTCGATTCCATGGCCGTCGATGCCGAGGGCAATGTGTGCGTCGCGACCCTGATCAATGGCGGCATCACCAGCTTCGCGCCTGATGGCTCGGGCATCGAACATTTTCCGTTCGACGATATCTTGGTGACGAACATCTGCTTCGGCGGCAAGGACCTGCGGACGGCCTACATCACGCTCTCGACGACGGGCAAGCTGATCAAGTGCGAGTGGCCGCGTCCGGGCCTCGCTCTGAACTTCCTGAACAAATAACATTTCTCTCGGTTTCTCGCGCCTGGCCGGGATCGGTATACGCCGGTTCCGGCCGTTGCCGTTGCGCCGCCGCTCGGATCAGCCGATGGCGGGCCTGTAGACCTCGGAAGCAATCCTGTCGAAGCCAGGGCGCCCTCTATGGGGGCGCCTTTTCGCATGCCTTCCCTGGGCCAAAGCTGGGCCCGATGCCGTGCTGCGCCGTGCAGGGTGCAACGATGCTGCCGGTCACCTCGCCCGCCACCGAGGCAGGGAGCCGCACCGGCGATCGCCCGCGCACAAAGAAAAAGGGCGCGTGCCGAAGCACGCGCCCTCGATCTTGGCGTCAGGACTGGATCCTAGCGGAAGATCCAGATGCCTTCCACACGGCGGTTCTGCGGTTCGCGAACACCGTCGGCAGTCGGGACGAGCGGATCGGATTCACCGCGTCCTTCAACCGTGATGGTCGAACCAGAGATGCCCTGCTTCTCAAGCTCGGCCTTGACCGCATTGGCGCGGCGCAGCGAGAGCCTGTCGTTGTAAGCCGGCGGACCCGAGCGATCGGCGTGACCGATAACCTGGATCGAAACGGCGCCTTCCTGCTTGGCACGGCTGGCGGCCTGCGCGATGACCTGGGCCGATTCCGGCGTGATGTTCGACTTGTCGAAGTCGAAGAACACGAGGAAGGGCTCGGGCTTCTCTTCCGCGGCAGCCGGCGGCGGCGGCGGCGGGGCAAGAGCCTGCTCGACTTCAGCCAGGGCATCGAGGAAGCCCTGACGGCAGCGCGCGATATCCTGCGGCTGGTAGTTCTCTTCCAGCTGCTCCAGCCAGCAATCGAAGTAGGTCTGCGCGCGAGCGGCGGCAGCCGGGGCCTTGTCACGGGCACCCTGATCGAAAGCCGCCATCAGCCGCGCACGGCCGTCGGTGGCTTCGGCAACCGCCTCACCGGGGATCGGACGCGAGTCCGGAACGGCGGTGCACGGTGCGGATTCCTGATCATCGCCACAGCCTTCCGGCGGCAGCGGTCCGGCGACGTTCGTCGGCAGAACGGTCTGACCGGCGGCCGAATCGATGGCCTTCTGCGAGTAGTAGTCACGATCGCGCGGATCGATCACATAGTCGCCGTACGGATTCTGTTCTTCCGTCGCGAGCTGAATGTAGCCATTGAAGAGGCCAACGTTGAACTCCGACCCAGACGGGGTCGTGCCTTTGGCTTTGTTGTAAAGATCGACATTATCTGTCGTTGCGCAGGCGGTGAGCGTCAGAGCGCCCAGCCCGAGCACGACATATTTTCCAATTCGGTTCATACGCACAACCCTCCTTGCGTTTCACCCATAGCCCAGCTCCGTTGATATATATCGCATATATGCGGCAAAAGATGAAAGTGTATTCGCAGCTTGCGACGTTTAGAGTCTTGGTTTCCTTCGGCCCTTGTCAAGGCCCCTGGCGCGTCGTACGCTCACCTTCAAGCTTGCATGTAAGCGTAGGGCCTGAAGCGGGGAGACGGTCATGGCTGAGACGCATACGGCGATATGCCGATTCTGTCACTCGTTCTGTGGCATCAAGGTCACTATCGAGGACGGCAAGGTCGCTAAGGTTATCGGCGACAAGGATAATCCGATGTATTTCGGATATTCCTGCGTGAAGGGGCGGCAGCTGCCGCAGCAACACTACAATCCGGAGCGCCTGCTGCACCCGCACAAAAAAGTTGGCGGCCATCACGAAACCGTGACCTCCGGCGAGGCGCTCGACGATATCGCCGCGACTCTTTCGGACCTGATCGCCCGGCACGGCCCGCGCTCCGTTGCCCTCTACACCGGCACCTACGCATTTCCCTATCCGGCCAGCAGCGCCCTGGCCGGCGCCTTCATGCAGGCCATCGGCTCGCGCATGAAATTCTCCTCCGGCAGCATCGACCAGCCGGGCAAGCCGCTGGCCATCGCGCTCCATGGCCGCTGGAACGCGGGGCCGCAGCCCTTTTCCGAATCCGATACCTGGATGCTCGTGGGCGCCAATCCGGTGGTGTCGAAGTGGGGCGGCATACCCCAGTACAATCCGGCCAAGCGCCTGCATGAGGCGCTCAAGCGCGGCATGAAGCTGATCGTCATCGACCCCCGCAGGACCGAGGCGGCGGAGAAGGCGCACATTCATCTGCAATGCAAGCCGGGCGAGGATCCCACCATTCTGGCGGGCATTGCCAACCTCATCATCGAGGAAGGCCTGTTCGACCGGGACTTCATCGAGCAGGAGGTCGACGGATTCGAGGCGCTGCGCCAGGCCGTCGCGCCGTTTACCCCCGATTACGTGGCCCGACGCGCCGACGTGCCGAGGGACCTGCTGATCGAAGCGGCCCGGACCTATGCACGGAGCACGCGCGGCATGACCACGGCCGGCACCGGCCCCAACATGGCGCCGCGCGGCACGCTGACCGAATATCTGGTGCTGGTCATCAACACCCTGTGCGGCCGCTGGCTGCGCGAGGGCGAGAAGATGCCCAACCCCTTCGTGCTGATTCCCGAGCGCCGCGGCAAGGCCCAGGCCGAGCCCAAGCCGCAGGGATGGGGCTACGGCGAGAAGCTGCGTGTCCGCGATCTCGGCGACAATGCGGGCGGCCTGACGGCGGCGGCGCTGGCCGACGAGATTCTTCTCGAAGGCGAGGGACAGGTGAAAGCGCTGATCAGCGTCGGCGGCAACCCCATGGCGGCCTGGCCGGACCAGCTGAAGACCTACGAAGCCATGAAGGCGCTGGCGCTCAACGTTACGCTCGACATCAAGATGTCGGCGACGGCCAAGCTCGCGGACTACGTCATTCCCTCCAAGCTCGGCCTCGAGACGCCGGCCATGAGCCAGCCGAACGAGTTCATCTGGTTCTACGGCTTCTCCACCGGCTATCCCGAGCCCTATGCCATGTATCAACCCAAGCTGATCGATCCGCCGGCCGGCTCGGACCTGATCGAGGAATGGGAATTCTTCTATGGCCTTGCCCAGCGCATGGGCCTGCAACTCGTGCTGGCTGGTGAGCCGCTCGACATGGTCAACAAGCCGACCACCGATGAACTGTTCGAGCTGCTGGCGAAAGGCTCGCGCATTCCGCTCGACGAGGTCAAGAAGTACGAGCACGGCCACATCTTCGACGATCCGTCGATCACCGTGCTGGCCAAGGACGCCGACTGCGCCGAGAAGCTGGATATCGGCAATGTCCACATGATGGACGAGTTGCGCGAGGTCATCGCCGAACCGGTCACCGATCATGCCGGCTACACCGCCATGCACTTCACCCATCGGCTGGTGAGCCGCCGCATGCATGACGTCTACAATTCCTCGGGCCGGGACATTCCGGCGCTGGTGCGCAACCACAGCTACAATCCGGCCTTCATGAATCCGGGCGACATCGCCGCCCTGGGACTGAACGCGGGTGACGTGGTCAAGATATCGTCCGATCACGCGTCGATCCTGGGCATCATCGAGGAAGCGCCGGATGTGAAGCCGGGCGTGATTTCCATGGCCCATTCCTTCGGCGACGCGCCGGAGTTCGACAACCAGGTGTTCTTCATCGGCTCCAATACGGGGCGGCTGACGAACGTCGAGAAAGACTATGACCCGCGTACCGGCATGCCGCGCATGAGCGCCATTCCGGTGAACCTGACGCGGGTCGACCAGAACATCGCAGCCCAATAAGACCAGGGGAGAAATTAATGGGAATGCACGAGCGGTTCCGCTTGGACGGGAAAGTCGCGGTCGTCACCGGCGGCGGCAGGGGTATCGGCAAGGGCATCGCCCTGGCCTTCGCGGAATGCGGCGCCGATGTGGTCGTCGTCGCGCGCCGCCAGGCGGATGTGGACGAGGTCGCGAGCGAGATCCAGCAGCGCGGCCAGCGCGGCCTCGGCATCTCCGCCGACGTGCTGGACTGGGACGCCATCCCGGCCGTGCTCGACCGGGTGGTGAAGGAATTCGGCCATCTGGACATCATGGTCAACAATGCGGGCGGCAATCTCGATCGCAAAACCTATCCGCTGCCCGAGATTCCGATCGAGAAGTGGGACGAGCAGATCGCCCTCAACATGAAGACCAAGTTCTGGGGCGCGCAACAGGCGGCCAAGCGCATGACCAATGGCGGCCGGATCATCAACATCATTTCCGTGGCCGCCCACAATGCCTCGCTCGGCTTCGGCGCCTATTCGTCGGCCAATAACGGCATGATCGCGTTTACCCGCACCATGGCGGTGGAACTGGCGCCCAAGAAGATCACGGTCAACTGCATCGCGCCGGGCATCATCGTGACCGACATGTTCAAGGAAACCCTGAACATGACCGAGGAACAGGCGCTGAAGATGGCCGCCGACGCGACGCCGCTGGGCCGCACCGGCTATCCGGAAGACGTCGCCGCCGCCGCCGTGTTCTTCGCCTCGCCGGCCGCCGAATGGACGACGGGCCAGTTCCTCGATGTGGCGGGAGGACGTTGATGAGTGTTTCGCTGAAAGGCAGGACGGCGATTGTCACCGGCGCCGCCGTCGGCATCGGCAACGCCTATGCCAAGGCTCTGGCCCGCGAAGGGTGCGACGTGGCCGTGATCGATATCCGCCCGGATATCGCCGATCTCCCCAAGGAGCTCGAGAAGAGCGGGATCAAATCCTTCGCCGTGCAGGGTGACGTGTCCGATGCCCCGACCGTGCGCAAGTTCGTCGATCAGGTCGCCAGCCAGTTCGGCGGCGTCGACATTCTGATCAACAATGCCGGCCAGTGCTGGGTCAGCATGGTGGATGACGACCTGGAGAAGTCCGAGAAGGACTATGACGGCATGGTCGGCACCAATCTGCGCGGCGAGTACCTGATGGGCCGCGCCGTGATTCCGCTGATGCTGAAGCAGGGCAGCGGCGAGATCGTCAATATCGGCACCGATCACGGCGTCACCTGCGGCTCGCCCAACGAGATCTGCATCCATGTGGACTCCACCTGTCCCTGGAACGAGACACCCCGCCCGACCGGCGGCGGCACCGTGCTCGACATCTATGACGCCAGCAAGTACGGCACCTACGCGCTCACCTTCGCGTGGGCCAAGGCGCTGAAGCCGAAGAATATCCGCGTCAATTGCATCTGCATGGGCGCGACCGATTCCCACATGATTCGCGGTTTCTTCGGCGAGCGCGCCACGCCCGAGGAAGTGGCCACCTGGATGACCGCCGAAAACTCGGCCCAGGTCGTGGTCGATATCCTGAAGGAAGGCCCGAAGGGCCGCACCGGCGAGACCATCAATCTGTGCATCGGCCGCCCGACCGTGCTCGAGCCGGAACGCAAGCCCATCTACGTGACGCCCGAGAGCGTCGGTTACAATGCGAGGGAGACCGTCGATGCTTAAGGGAAAGATCGCCATCGTCAGCGGCGCGGCTCAGGGCCTGGGTGAGGCCTTTGCCCGCCGCCTGGCTCACGAAGGCGCGACCGTTCTCGCCTTCGACGTGCAGGACAAGATCAAGGACGTGGCCACGAAGATTGCCGCTGAAACCGGCAGCAAGGTCGTCGGCATGAAGGCCGATGTCTCCAAGCGTGCCGACGTGGAAAAGGTGGTCGCCGCCGCCGCCGACCTGGGCGGCATCGACATCCTGGTCAACAATGCGGGCACCTGGAAGAAGACGCCGGTCGATACGTCCTGGGATCAGGCCGTCGCCGACTGGGACTTCATCATGGACACCAACTTCAAGGGCGTCCTGATGCTGACCCGTGCCAGCGTGCCACACATGAAGGCCCGGGGCGGCGACATCGTCAACATCAGCACCTATTACGTCATGCCGGCCCGCAGCGACGGCACCAACCAGCCGGACACGGACCTCTACAACGCGTCCAAATGGGCGCTGAACGGCTTCACCGATTCCTGGGCCAAGGCGCTCGAGGAATTCAACATCCGGGTCAACGCCCTGTGCATGGGCGCCACCGACACGCCCATGCTGCGCGGCCTGTTCCCTGACAAGCAACTCCCCGCCGACATGGCCAGCGTCGTGATGAAGCCGGAGCAGATCGCCCAGCAGATGATCGACCTTTTCAAGGACGGCCGCACCGGCGAGAACATCGGCGCCTGGGTCGGCTATCCGGTCGAGCTGGGGCCGCGCAAGGCGGCCCACAAGCGTATCTCGGGCGTCGCCTGAGAGTGAAGACGCCGCCGGCGGGGAGGGGATGCCCCGCCGGTGGATTTCAGAATTTGACGGGGATCGCGTGATGACAAATTCGCTTATCGGTAAGACCGCCATCGTGACGGGCGCCGCCATCGGTATTGGCCGGGCCTACGCAAAGGCCATGGCGCGCGAAGGCTGCAATGTGGCGGTCATCGACATTATGCCGGAAATTCAGGACTTGCCGAAGGAACTGGAGCAGCGCGGCGTCACGGCATTCGCCGTGGTTGGCGACGTGTCCGATCCCGCGGTGGTGCGCAAGTTCGTCGATGACGTGATCGCGCGGTTCGGCGGCGTCGACATCCTCATCAACAATGCCGGCAAGTGCTGGATCAGCTCGTCCCACGACGATCTGGACAAATCGCTCGCCGATTACGACGGCATGGTCGGCACCAATCTGAAGGGCGAGTACCTGATGGGGCGCGCGGTGATCCCGAACATGATCGCGCGGGGCGGCGGCAACAT comes from the Iodidimonas sp. SYSU 1G8 genome and includes:
- a CDS encoding SMP-30/gluconolactonase/LRE family protein translates to MNVTEIASGLRFPEGPIAMPDGSVILVEIERGTLSRVQPNGDIEVIAKVGGGPNGAAMGPDGWIYICNNGGFAWHNLPNGGLMPGNQSDDYTGGRIERVNPETGEHEVVFTECDGVPLKGPNDLVFDRSGGFYFTDLGKRRQWDMDLSSVYYARPDGKTITRLVHGVITANGCALSPDETVLYFAETTTGRLWAVDLDSPGKARKQPGGQPHRLVRGLDGHQLLDSMAVDAEGNVCVATLINGGITSFAPDGSGIEHFPFDDILVTNICFGGKDLRTAYITLSTTGKLIKCEWPRPGLALNFLNK
- a CDS encoding OmpA family protein, which gives rise to MNRIGKYVVLGLGALTLTACATTDNVDLYNKAKGTTPSGSEFNVGLFNGYIQLATEEQNPYGDYVIDPRDRDYYSQKAIDSAAGQTVLPTNVAGPLPPEGCGDDQESAPCTAVPDSRPIPGEAVAEATDGRARLMAAFDQGARDKAPAAAARAQTYFDCWLEQLEENYQPQDIARCRQGFLDALAEVEQALAPPPPPPAAAEEKPEPFLVFFDFDKSNITPESAQVIAQAASRAKQEGAVSIQVIGHADRSGPPAYNDRLSLRRANAVKAELEKQGISGSTITVEGRGESDPLVPTADGVREPQNRRVEGIWIFR
- a CDS encoding molybdopterin-dependent oxidoreductase codes for the protein MAETHTAICRFCHSFCGIKVTIEDGKVAKVIGDKDNPMYFGYSCVKGRQLPQQHYNPERLLHPHKKVGGHHETVTSGEALDDIAATLSDLIARHGPRSVALYTGTYAFPYPASSALAGAFMQAIGSRMKFSSGSIDQPGKPLAIALHGRWNAGPQPFSESDTWMLVGANPVVSKWGGIPQYNPAKRLHEALKRGMKLIVIDPRRTEAAEKAHIHLQCKPGEDPTILAGIANLIIEEGLFDRDFIEQEVDGFEALRQAVAPFTPDYVARRADVPRDLLIEAARTYARSTRGMTTAGTGPNMAPRGTLTEYLVLVINTLCGRWLREGEKMPNPFVLIPERRGKAQAEPKPQGWGYGEKLRVRDLGDNAGGLTAAALADEILLEGEGQVKALISVGGNPMAAWPDQLKTYEAMKALALNVTLDIKMSATAKLADYVIPSKLGLETPAMSQPNEFIWFYGFSTGYPEPYAMYQPKLIDPPAGSDLIEEWEFFYGLAQRMGLQLVLAGEPLDMVNKPTTDELFELLAKGSRIPLDEVKKYEHGHIFDDPSITVLAKDADCAEKLDIGNVHMMDELREVIAEPVTDHAGYTAMHFTHRLVSRRMHDVYNSSGRDIPALVRNHSYNPAFMNPGDIAALGLNAGDVVKISSDHASILGIIEEAPDVKPGVISMAHSFGDAPEFDNQVFFIGSNTGRLTNVEKDYDPRTGMPRMSAIPVNLTRVDQNIAAQ
- a CDS encoding glucose 1-dehydrogenase, which translates into the protein MGMHERFRLDGKVAVVTGGGRGIGKGIALAFAECGADVVVVARRQADVDEVASEIQQRGQRGLGISADVLDWDAIPAVLDRVVKEFGHLDIMVNNAGGNLDRKTYPLPEIPIEKWDEQIALNMKTKFWGAQQAAKRMTNGGRIINIISVAAHNASLGFGAYSSANNGMIAFTRTMAVELAPKKITVNCIAPGIIVTDMFKETLNMTEEQALKMAADATPLGRTGYPEDVAAAAVFFASPAAEWTTGQFLDVAGGR
- a CDS encoding SDR family oxidoreductase, which translates into the protein MSVSLKGRTAIVTGAAVGIGNAYAKALAREGCDVAVIDIRPDIADLPKELEKSGIKSFAVQGDVSDAPTVRKFVDQVASQFGGVDILINNAGQCWVSMVDDDLEKSEKDYDGMVGTNLRGEYLMGRAVIPLMLKQGSGEIVNIGTDHGVTCGSPNEICIHVDSTCPWNETPRPTGGGTVLDIYDASKYGTYALTFAWAKALKPKNIRVNCICMGATDSHMIRGFFGERATPEEVATWMTAENSAQVVVDILKEGPKGRTGETINLCIGRPTVLEPERKPIYVTPESVGYNARETVDA
- a CDS encoding SDR family oxidoreductase, translated to MLKGKIAIVSGAAQGLGEAFARRLAHEGATVLAFDVQDKIKDVATKIAAETGSKVVGMKADVSKRADVEKVVAAAADLGGIDILVNNAGTWKKTPVDTSWDQAVADWDFIMDTNFKGVLMLTRASVPHMKARGGDIVNISTYYVMPARSDGTNQPDTDLYNASKWALNGFTDSWAKALEEFNIRVNALCMGATDTPMLRGLFPDKQLPADMASVVMKPEQIAQQMIDLFKDGRTGENIGAWVGYPVELGPRKAAHKRISGVA